In Oligoflexus sp., a single window of DNA contains:
- a CDS encoding DUF2171 domain-containing protein: MDLALIKPNLLVQAKGTGPVPGLQGITVGCVDDLDGPFVKLKETNGKNGGSYHWIHLDSVDYADDKAIYLKLTESEFRTVRLDTQPLHDH; the protein is encoded by the coding sequence ATGGATCTAGCTCTGATTAAACCCAACCTCTTGGTACAAGCGAAAGGCACAGGCCCTGTCCCTGGTTTGCAGGGCATAACGGTCGGCTGCGTGGACGACCTGGATGGGCCTTTTGTGAAGCTCAAGGAGACGAACGGGAAAAACGGCGGCAGTTACCACTGGATTCATCTGGATAGCGTGGATTATGCTGATGATAAAGCGATCTATTTGAAGCTGACAGAAAGTGAATTTCGAACGGTGCGCCTGGATACGCAACCGCTTCATGATCATTGA
- the modA gene encoding molybdate ABC transporter substrate-binding protein, translating to MFKARTRIKQFACLLLVSMLSTPVMLGAAEKPKEQILVAAAASLKDVLEEIGPAFEKKHPELRVNFQLAASGALLQQIEQGAPVDVFISAAEGPMKILAGKGLVVPNSLKTILSNELVLIIPANQPGPQSLADLKNPAYKRIAIGESRTVPAGQYAEAWIAHEKLSAALKDRLVPASNVRQVLTFVASGNAAAGFVYASDALTSDKVKVALRARADQHPPIAYPAALVKRSTRQPAGQAFLRFLEGPEARRIFVKQGFRLPAEKST from the coding sequence ATGTTCAAAGCTCGGACGCGCATCAAGCAGTTTGCCTGCCTTCTTTTGGTCAGCATGCTTTCCACCCCTGTCATGCTGGGTGCGGCAGAGAAGCCCAAAGAGCAGATTCTGGTGGCCGCTGCAGCCAGTTTGAAAGACGTTCTGGAAGAAATCGGCCCGGCCTTTGAAAAAAAGCACCCTGAACTGCGGGTGAACTTTCAGCTGGCGGCCTCCGGGGCTCTTCTGCAGCAGATCGAGCAGGGTGCGCCGGTCGATGTCTTCATCAGCGCGGCGGAAGGCCCGATGAAAATTCTTGCAGGCAAGGGCCTTGTGGTGCCGAACAGTTTGAAAACGATACTCAGCAATGAATTGGTTTTAATCATCCCCGCGAATCAGCCTGGACCGCAAAGCCTGGCTGATTTGAAAAATCCCGCCTATAAGCGCATCGCGATAGGCGAGAGTCGGACGGTCCCCGCGGGTCAGTATGCGGAAGCCTGGATCGCGCATGAAAAACTGAGCGCTGCTTTGAAGGATCGTCTGGTGCCGGCTTCCAACGTCAGACAGGTGCTGACCTTTGTCGCCAGCGGCAACGCGGCGGCGGGTTTTGTGTATGCGAGCGATGCTCTGACTTCGGACAAGGTGAAGGTTGCACTGCGGGCCCGGGCCGATCAGCATCCCCCTATTGCTTATCCCGCCGCCCTTGTGAAGCGCTCCACCAGACAGCCTGCCGGCCAGGCTTTTTTAAGATTTTTGGAAGGCCCTGAGGCCCGGCGAATTTTCGTGAAACAGGGTTTTCGTCTTCCAGCCGAGAAATCCACGTGA
- the modB gene encoding molybdate ABC transporter permease subunit, which produces MNGWDGLTLWISLKTAGAATLIAAVSGLAMAAWMVHRGPRPGTRSFALLDSLLIAPMILPPTVLGFILLMIFGVQSPIGRAWEQIFGDPLVFSWAATVVAASTVAFPLMYRTTRAALMQVDTQLITAARTLSDREIRIFFRVILPSAWPGVLAGTLLAFARSLGEFGATLMLAGSIPGRTRTMPMAIYYAVEAGDYQEAAMWSALIMIISLAVIFVAEYRSEKPAPLSGSRAPLSKKTEGADGTLALHIQKQLHDFALDIHIQTQSRRVAILGPSGSGKSYFLRCLAGLEHPDSGWIHVDRQTFYDSQGSRSWKPREREVGLLLQHYALFPHMSIRDNILFGMKDATPTQADAWLHKIQLQQFAEQRPTQLSGGQQQRVALARALAAEPQLLLLDEPFTALDAHLRDRLEQQLVADLYQFPGRLFLVTHNVDEAWRLCDDFILLDAGRVIRHGPKAEVFADPQNVSAAQLTGCKNLAEISARQGSRVTIKDWNCELELPPNMADCTWIGIRAHHIQLHESDPGAANTFPCWLARVSEAPHRLTFFLKLQFPPENAFDAHLQVVLSRERAQQFQEKSGPWFVTLPKAQILPLQTLA; this is translated from the coding sequence GTGAATGGTTGGGACGGCCTCACGCTTTGGATTTCTCTTAAGACCGCCGGCGCAGCGACGCTGATCGCAGCGGTTTCCGGTCTTGCCATGGCGGCCTGGATGGTGCATCGCGGGCCGCGTCCGGGCACGCGCAGTTTTGCTCTTTTGGATTCCTTGCTGATTGCACCGATGATCCTGCCGCCGACCGTTCTCGGATTCATCCTTCTCATGATCTTTGGCGTGCAAAGTCCGATCGGTCGCGCCTGGGAACAGATCTTCGGCGACCCCTTGGTTTTTTCCTGGGCGGCAACGGTCGTCGCGGCCAGCACCGTGGCCTTCCCTCTGATGTACCGCACAACGCGCGCCGCTCTTATGCAGGTCGACACGCAGCTCATCACCGCGGCCCGTACGCTCTCCGATCGCGAAATCCGCATTTTTTTTCGGGTGATTCTGCCCTCGGCGTGGCCTGGTGTCCTGGCGGGGACGCTACTCGCATTCGCCCGCAGCCTCGGTGAATTCGGCGCCACGCTCATGCTCGCGGGCAGCATACCGGGCCGCACGCGTACGATGCCGATGGCGATTTATTATGCGGTGGAAGCCGGTGATTATCAGGAAGCGGCCATGTGGTCCGCGCTCATCATGATCATCAGCCTTGCCGTCATCTTCGTGGCCGAATACCGCTCGGAAAAACCGGCTCCGCTTTCTGGAAGCCGAGCCCCTCTCAGCAAAAAAACAGAGGGCGCTGACGGTACTCTGGCTTTGCATATTCAAAAGCAGCTGCATGACTTCGCGCTGGATATTCACATTCAAACACAGAGTCGCCGTGTCGCCATCCTGGGTCCTTCGGGCTCGGGAAAGAGTTATTTTCTGCGTTGCCTCGCGGGTCTTGAGCATCCCGACAGCGGATGGATCCATGTCGATCGCCAAACATTTTACGACAGTCAGGGATCGCGTTCATGGAAACCCCGCGAGCGCGAGGTGGGCCTTCTTCTGCAGCACTATGCTCTCTTCCCGCACATGAGCATCCGCGACAATATCCTGTTTGGAATGAAGGACGCGACTCCGACCCAGGCTGATGCCTGGCTGCACAAGATTCAACTTCAGCAGTTTGCCGAACAAAGGCCCACGCAGCTGTCAGGAGGCCAGCAGCAGCGCGTGGCCCTGGCCCGGGCCCTGGCGGCCGAACCCCAACTTCTCCTGCTGGATGAGCCGTTTACAGCGCTGGACGCCCACCTGCGGGACAGGCTGGAGCAGCAGCTGGTGGCCGACCTTTATCAATTTCCCGGTCGCCTCTTCCTCGTCACGCATAATGTCGACGAGGCCTGGCGGCTTTGCGATGACTTTATTCTTTTGGATGCAGGCCGGGTGATTCGTCATGGTCCCAAGGCCGAGGTTTTCGCCGATCCTCAAAATGTATCCGCCGCCCAGCTGACAGGCTGCAAAAACCTTGCGGAAATCAGCGCAAGGCAGGGCTCGCGGGTGACGATCAAGGACTGGAATTGTGAGCTGGAGCTGCCACCGAACATGGCGGACTGCACCTGGATCGGCATTCGCGCCCATCATATTCAGCTGCACGAAAGCGATCCGGGCGCTGCCAATACCTTTCCCTGCTGGCTGGCGCGGGTCAGCGAAGCCCCGCATCGGCTGACCTTCTTCCTGAAATTGCAATTCCCCCCGGAAAACGCCTTCGACGCCCACCTTCAGGTCGTTCTTTCGCGGGAAAGAGCCCAGCAATTTCAGGAAAAGTCCGGCCCCTGGTTCGTCACTCTCCCCAAGGCACAAATCCTTCCGTTACAGACCCTTGCGTGA
- a CDS encoding cytochrome P450, translating into MPVSSSAIPLPPSAMTFYPFDLYRFYTDFLGAIQHSYQRHGHIFRWFALNPFTVLLGADANQWALVTQQKSLSAAKAWERPIGYLFHGGLMLRDGPDHRQHRKLLMPAFRQEALHHYLTTSEPIIDRHLQSWPQHCSNIYPRVKELTLEIAIQSFFGISQPKELLVYNQLITDIVAGSIAFNRVPVLGRLYQRAVRARRALVKLLGPLVQERRRHHTEDMMGQLCRSVDEEGRQMTDEEIVDQMIFIMMAAHDTTASTLSSLFYELAQHPEWHQRIRREAEAAAHVPVAQRPDHLPEALMVIRETLRRHTPLKVLPRVTNEDLEFQGFLLPKDTHVAVFPSFTHRMKEYWTDPDRFDPLRFGDARAEHKKHPFAYAPFGGGMHSCLGQFFAEKFLSVIIGKISMRCSWRIPDIELVRFQQVPIHIPRTLPVELEANL; encoded by the coding sequence ATGCCTGTTTCTTCATCGGCTATTCCTCTGCCACCGTCCGCCATGACCTTCTATCCTTTCGATCTCTATCGCTTCTACACAGATTTCCTCGGTGCTATTCAGCACAGCTATCAAAGACATGGACATATCTTTCGATGGTTCGCTCTGAACCCCTTCACGGTTTTGCTCGGCGCGGATGCCAATCAATGGGCCCTCGTCACCCAGCAAAAATCCTTGTCGGCGGCCAAAGCCTGGGAACGCCCGATCGGTTATCTCTTTCACGGTGGGCTCATGCTCCGCGATGGACCGGATCATCGGCAGCATCGGAAACTTCTGATGCCGGCCTTTCGTCAGGAAGCCCTGCATCACTATCTGACGACGAGTGAACCCATCATCGACCGTCATCTTCAGTCGTGGCCGCAGCATTGCTCGAATATTTATCCGCGGGTCAAGGAACTGACTCTGGAAATTGCCATTCAATCCTTCTTCGGCATCAGCCAGCCCAAGGAGCTGCTGGTTTATAATCAACTCATCACCGACATTGTCGCCGGCTCGATTGCCTTCAATCGCGTCCCTGTCCTCGGTCGTCTTTATCAAAGAGCGGTTCGGGCGCGACGCGCACTCGTGAAACTTCTGGGGCCTTTGGTGCAGGAACGGCGCCGCCATCACACGGAGGATATGATGGGGCAGCTCTGCCGCTCCGTGGATGAAGAAGGCCGGCAGATGACCGATGAGGAGATCGTCGATCAGATGATCTTCATCATGATGGCCGCGCATGATACCACGGCCTCGACGCTCTCCAGCCTGTTCTATGAACTCGCGCAGCATCCCGAGTGGCATCAGCGTATTCGCCGGGAAGCGGAGGCCGCGGCGCATGTGCCTGTGGCCCAGCGTCCCGATCATCTGCCCGAAGCCTTGATGGTGATTCGCGAGACGCTGCGGCGTCACACGCCCCTGAAGGTCCTGCCGCGGGTGACCAATGAGGATCTGGAATTCCAGGGCTTTCTTTTACCCAAGGACACGCATGTCGCCGTCTTTCCCTCCTTCACGCATCGCATGAAGGAATACTGGACGGATCCCGATCGCTTCGATCCTCTGCGCTTTGGTGATGCAAGGGCCGAACATAAAAAGCATCCCTTTGCCTATGCGCCCTTCGGGGGCGGCATGCACAGCTGCCTCGGTCAGTTCTTTGCTGAAAAATTCCTTTCCGTCATCATTGGCAAGATCAGCATGCGATGTTCCTGGCGAATTCCGGATATCGAACTGGTGCGCTTCCAGCAGGTGCCTATTCATATACCCCGGACCCTTCCGGTAGAGCTTGAGGCAAACCTCTGA
- a CDS encoding TIGR02147 family protein, with product MVQKDKSKKTGTVQDRFDTARAQIDVTQFTSYREFLKNLYDRIKTGRKSYSYIRFATDLGLSASNALWLVLTMRRDLSEASAQKIASALEMPHESRKYFMLLVRHNNARDPGQREACMKELVTLKSQHFMESGADENTLEFFQEWYHPVLREMVALDDFQADPDWINERLFLRLLPKQIERSLALLQELKLIRFDENRQRYVSTGEQIFPSRTVGPLAAVRFHQKACENARESVTAVPSHRRDLNVMTLSISDEAAQKLKAIFHKACEEAMAMESQPQPRTEVYQINVQLFALTRKAPGTKNDT from the coding sequence ATGGTCCAGAAGGACAAATCGAAGAAGACTGGGACGGTCCAGGACCGCTTCGATACCGCACGCGCGCAGATTGATGTCACGCAGTTCACCTCCTATCGTGAGTTTCTGAAGAATCTCTACGATCGGATCAAGACCGGGCGCAAATCCTATTCCTACATTCGCTTTGCCACCGACCTTGGACTTTCCGCCAGCAATGCCCTTTGGCTTGTCCTGACCATGCGGCGCGATCTGAGTGAAGCTTCGGCTCAAAAGATTGCCAGCGCCTTGGAAATGCCCCATGAATCCCGCAAGTATTTCATGCTGCTCGTTCGCCATAACAATGCGCGTGATCCGGGCCAGCGTGAAGCCTGCATGAAAGAACTCGTCACCCTGAAATCCCAGCACTTTATGGAAAGCGGCGCCGATGAGAACACGCTGGAATTTTTCCAGGAGTGGTATCATCCCGTCCTGCGGGAGATGGTGGCATTGGATGATTTCCAAGCCGATCCCGACTGGATCAATGAGCGGCTGTTCCTGCGCCTTCTGCCGAAGCAGATCGAGCGCAGCCTCGCGCTATTGCAGGAATTGAAACTGATTCGCTTTGATGAAAACCGCCAGCGTTATGTGTCCACCGGCGAGCAGATCTTCCCGAGCCGGACCGTCGGCCCACTGGCGGCCGTGCGCTTTCATCAAAAAGCCTGTGAAAATGCCCGCGAAAGCGTGACGGCGGTTCCCTCGCATCGTCGTGACCTTAACGTCATGACGCTGTCGATTTCCGATGAGGCCGCGCAAAAACTCAAAGCGATTTTTCATAAGGCTTGTGAAGAGGCCATGGCGATGGAAAGCCAGCCTCAGCCACGCACCGAGGTTTATCAAATCAACGTGCAGCTCTTTGCCCTGACCCGCAAAGCGCCCGGCACGAAAAATGATACATGA
- the rsgA gene encoding ribosome small subunit-dependent GTPase A — MTFLKFPGFDASFYASVLSNMTSDRQLARVIEQQKGLYKVAGESQDWWAEPSGRLLFEARGAEDLPVVGDWVQVSLGGPSDRLQILAVLPRKTLIARRAIGEGHEAQLLAANVDHIFVVSSLNYDLNPKRLDRYRALVRQSGAAGTLLLTKADLIDDAAIPALVAEVEHSFPVLIVSGISGVGLDALREKLTPGSTAVFIGSSGVGKSTLLNALLGEERQDTGGIRESDSRGRHTTSSRSLIPLPSGAFLIDTPGIRELGLWNLDEETLQESFQELGGFEGRCRYRDCQHESEPGCAVQEAVQKGELAPERLNSFRKLQKEQAFYERRQDKRKMIEEKNRWKAIHKAARRERKNRGDD, encoded by the coding sequence TTGACATTTTTAAAATTTCCAGGCTTTGATGCCTCTTTCTATGCGTCCGTACTATCAAACATGACCAGCGATCGTCAGCTGGCGCGCGTCATCGAACAGCAAAAAGGCCTTTATAAGGTCGCCGGCGAGTCCCAGGACTGGTGGGCGGAACCGAGCGGCCGTCTTCTGTTCGAAGCCCGCGGAGCCGAGGACCTGCCTGTGGTCGGGGACTGGGTTCAGGTGAGCCTCGGTGGCCCCAGCGATCGCCTGCAGATCCTGGCCGTTTTACCCCGCAAAACCCTGATTGCGCGCCGGGCGATCGGCGAAGGTCACGAGGCCCAGCTGCTGGCGGCCAACGTCGATCACATCTTCGTCGTGAGTTCCTTGAATTATGATCTGAATCCGAAAAGACTGGACCGCTACCGTGCTCTGGTTCGGCAATCAGGAGCCGCCGGCACGCTGCTTCTCACCAAAGCCGACCTGATCGACGACGCGGCGATTCCCGCGTTGGTGGCCGAGGTCGAACACAGTTTTCCGGTGCTGATCGTCAGCGGCATCTCAGGCGTCGGCCTTGATGCTCTGCGCGAAAAATTAACGCCGGGTTCCACGGCTGTCTTCATCGGTTCATCCGGTGTGGGGAAATCCACTCTTCTGAATGCCCTCCTCGGTGAAGAAAGACAGGACACCGGCGGCATTCGCGAAAGCGACAGCCGCGGTCGTCACACCACCAGCAGCCGCAGTTTGATTCCCCTGCCGTCCGGTGCTTTTTTAATTGATACGCCGGGCATTCGTGAACTCGGTCTTTGGAATCTGGACGAAGAAACCCTGCAGGAGAGTTTTCAGGAACTCGGTGGCTTTGAAGGCCGTTGCCGTTATCGCGACTGCCAGCACGAAAGCGAGCCCGGCTGCGCGGTGCAGGAAGCCGTGCAAAAAGGCGAGCTGGCCCCGGAACGTCTGAACAGCTTTCGCAAACTGCAAAAGGAGCAGGCTTTTTACGAAAGACGCCAGGACAAGCGTAAAATGATCGAAGAAAAAAATCGTTGGAAAGCGATTCATAAAGCGGCACGTCGCGAACGCAAAAATCGCGGTGACGACTAG
- a CDS encoding (2Fe-2S)-binding protein, producing the protein MKLKLSVNGSDKETDLDPDMPLLWVLRDVMGLTGTKFGCGKALCGACTVHLDGAAVRSCVTPIRAADGRKITTIEGLSADGTHPLQKAWVTFGVPQCGFCQTGQIMTAAALLKEKGKPTDKEIAEAMSGNLCRCGTYTRIRDAIKKVAQESKA; encoded by the coding sequence ATGAAGTTGAAGCTTTCAGTCAATGGCAGTGATAAGGAGACGGATCTTGATCCGGACATGCCCCTGCTCTGGGTTTTACGCGATGTTATGGGCCTGACCGGCACAAAGTTCGGATGCGGCAAGGCCCTTTGCGGAGCCTGCACCGTGCATCTGGATGGTGCTGCCGTGCGTTCCTGCGTCACACCCATTCGCGCCGCAGACGGACGCAAGATTACGACCATCGAGGGTCTTTCCGCCGATGGCACGCATCCTCTTCAGAAGGCCTGGGTGACCTTCGGCGTTCCCCAGTGCGGCTTCTGTCAGACGGGCCAGATCATGACGGCGGCGGCTCTTTTAAAGGAGAAGGGCAAACCCACGGACAAGGAGATTGCCGAGGCCATGTCGGGAAATCTTTGCCGCTGTGGAACCTATACGCGCATCCGGGATGCAATCAAAAAAGTGGCTCAGGAATCCAAAGCCTAA
- a CDS encoding xanthine dehydrogenase family protein molybdopterin-binding subunit, translating into MQKILSNRRVFLEGLGLSAAGLYFGVYAYADQPTNEPAGDTDPKPKTSSPAVEQSSVGLNPNVFVHIAPDGWVTIVCHRSEMGQGIRSSLPVLLADELGASMQRVKIVQADGDKAYGDQNTDGSNSVRGIYEDMRMAAATARTMLLAAAAARWKVPVDQCTAMDHQVIHKGGKKTLGFGDLAVEAGRMKVPQPAEVKLRPFQELKNVGKDLPLLDGPAYVTGKAVFGADLRVPNMLIAVIARPPVVGAKATQFDAKTAKAIPGVKQVIELPAPTPPYMFKPWGGVAVLAENTWAAMKGRDALAISWEMGPNGSYNTAEYRKTLEASAKKGGTPLRKIGNVEAALKEAARTVEAEYYVPHLPHVSMEVPAALAHFRKDKGGFCEVWAPTQNPQAARTEVARVLGLNEAQVAVHVTLLGGGFGRKSKADFVSEAAFLSRESGVPVRVQFTREDDIHNDYLNTVSAQYLTAGLDKDGKVMAWRHRTAFPPIGSLFNPNTKRPGAGDLQQGVLDVPLAIPHITAEACEAEAHVRTGWLRSVYNIFHAFAINSFLDEIAHARQKDPRDNLLEIFGPPRTLPLKELGVEQLQNYGASLEKHPVDAGRLRDVVERVTKNANWANRKKLKNRALGLAAHRSFLSYVAIVASVTKNASGNLWVDEAWMVVDAGTVINTDRVRAQMEGSLINGMSQVLFGGVTHKNGAVEQNNFDGVRIVRMGEEPTRIHVEIVASQHAPGGIGEPGVPPVAPAITNAIFALTGKRIREFGVVNQQWT; encoded by the coding sequence ATGCAAAAAATTTTAAGCAATCGGCGGGTGTTTTTGGAAGGCCTGGGCCTCTCCGCTGCGGGTCTTTACTTTGGTGTTTACGCCTATGCGGATCAACCCACCAATGAGCCCGCAGGTGATACCGATCCCAAACCGAAGACGAGTTCGCCCGCTGTGGAACAAAGCAGCGTCGGACTCAATCCGAATGTTTTCGTCCATATCGCGCCGGATGGTTGGGTGACCATAGTCTGTCACCGTTCTGAAATGGGTCAGGGTATTCGAAGTTCCCTGCCGGTGCTCCTGGCCGATGAATTGGGCGCGAGCATGCAGCGCGTGAAGATAGTTCAGGCGGATGGTGACAAGGCCTATGGGGATCAGAACACCGATGGCTCGAACAGCGTGCGCGGCATTTATGAAGATATGCGCATGGCCGCCGCCACGGCCCGTACGATGCTGCTCGCAGCGGCGGCCGCGCGTTGGAAAGTTCCTGTCGATCAATGCACGGCCATGGATCATCAGGTGATTCACAAAGGCGGAAAAAAAACTTTGGGCTTCGGTGATCTTGCGGTCGAAGCGGGCCGCATGAAGGTTCCGCAGCCGGCCGAGGTCAAGCTGCGGCCTTTTCAAGAACTCAAAAACGTGGGCAAGGATCTGCCGCTGCTCGATGGTCCGGCCTATGTCACAGGCAAGGCGGTTTTCGGTGCGGATCTGCGTGTGCCCAATATGCTGATCGCTGTGATTGCAAGGCCGCCAGTGGTTGGAGCCAAAGCCACCCAATTCGATGCCAAGACCGCCAAGGCCATCCCCGGCGTTAAGCAGGTGATCGAGCTGCCGGCACCGACCCCGCCTTATATGTTTAAACCCTGGGGTGGTGTGGCTGTGCTCGCCGAGAATACCTGGGCGGCGATGAAGGGTCGCGATGCGCTGGCGATCAGCTGGGAGATGGGACCGAACGGGTCTTATAATACAGCGGAGTATCGCAAGACGCTGGAGGCTTCGGCGAAAAAAGGCGGCACGCCCCTGCGCAAGATCGGGAATGTCGAGGCCGCTTTAAAAGAAGCGGCGCGCACGGTGGAAGCTGAATACTATGTGCCGCATCTTCCGCATGTGTCGATGGAGGTTCCGGCCGCGCTCGCTCATTTTCGCAAGGACAAGGGCGGATTCTGCGAAGTCTGGGCCCCGACGCAGAACCCGCAGGCCGCTCGCACGGAAGTGGCCCGGGTTTTGGGCTTGAATGAAGCGCAGGTGGCTGTGCACGTGACGCTGCTCGGTGGTGGGTTTGGTCGTAAATCCAAGGCCGATTTCGTATCCGAGGCCGCGTTTCTTTCCCGTGAGTCCGGTGTTCCGGTCCGCGTGCAATTCACCCGCGAAGACGACATTCACAACGATTATCTGAATACGGTGAGCGCCCAGTATCTGACGGCGGGTTTGGATAAAGATGGCAAGGTGATGGCCTGGCGGCATCGCACTGCTTTTCCGCCGATCGGATCGCTTTTCAATCCGAATACGAAGAGGCCCGGAGCTGGTGATCTGCAGCAGGGTGTGCTGGATGTGCCGCTGGCGATTCCGCATATCACAGCCGAGGCCTGCGAGGCGGAAGCGCATGTGCGCACAGGCTGGCTCCGTTCGGTTTATAATATTTTCCATGCGTTTGCGATCAATTCGTTCCTTGATGAAATCGCGCATGCGCGGCAGAAGGATCCGCGCGACAATCTCCTCGAAATCTTTGGTCCGCCCCGAACTCTGCCTCTGAAAGAATTAGGGGTTGAACAACTGCAAAACTATGGGGCATCTTTGGAGAAGCATCCTGTCGATGCGGGGCGCCTGCGTGATGTCGTGGAGAGGGTCACCAAAAATGCCAACTGGGCCAATCGTAAGAAACTCAAGAATCGCGCCCTGGGATTGGCCGCCCATCGCAGTTTTCTGAGCTATGTCGCAATTGTTGCATCGGTGACGAAAAACGCCAGTGGCAACCTTTGGGTGGACGAGGCGTGGATGGTGGTCGATGCGGGAACGGTGATCAATACGGATCGCGTGCGGGCTCAGATGGAAGGGTCTTTGATCAATGGCATGAGCCAGGTTCTGTTCGGAGGGGTGACGCACAAAAACGGCGCCGTGGAGCAGAATAATTTCGATGGTGTGCGCATAGTGCGTATGGGCGAAGAGCCGACCAGGATCCATGTCGAGATTGTAGCTTCCCAGCATGCGCCTGGCGGGATTGGTGAGCCTGGAGTGCCGCCTGTCGCCCCGGCCATTACCAACGCGATCTTCGCGCTGACGGGCAAGCGGATTCGCGAGTTCGGCGTTGTGAATCAGCAGTGGACTTGA
- a CDS encoding efflux RND transporter periplasmic adaptor subunit has translation MNMTRRKILWALPILIIGGILLYVLQKAIRGPLVPAVAAQRGAVVQKVVASGQIIPRTRVNLTSQVMGTVDEVLVQEGDAVQAGQVLVQIASAEATAQVEQAQAAYELAQAKADQFQGVSARLTRETLRQAEVKLRQARLDVKREEELSRANASTQEALDQARSALQLAESSYQSAMAQVKATAPQGSDSRMALAAVEQSHGALAAAEARLAQFRITAPIAARVIQRRIEPGDGVQPGTALLVLGSVDAPRAQVQVDEKYLSLLRDGLAARVTADAYPGRSFDAKVERIAPSVNQERGSIEVQLIIAEAPPFLRFDMSASVEIITNSAEGALLLPIEAVQAAATEEPFLYVVEQGKVAKRPVALGLRGDTVVEIASGVKPDDLVLLPTEALKPGARVRPDVKGGQGAL, from the coding sequence ATGAACATGACGAGGCGTAAGATTCTTTGGGCGCTGCCGATTCTGATTATCGGCGGGATTTTGCTGTACGTTCTGCAGAAGGCCATTCGCGGCCCTCTCGTGCCCGCTGTCGCGGCTCAGCGTGGAGCCGTCGTGCAGAAAGTTGTAGCGTCAGGTCAAATTATTCCCAGGACACGTGTGAATTTGACTTCGCAGGTCATGGGGACTGTGGACGAGGTCCTTGTGCAGGAAGGCGATGCTGTGCAGGCAGGCCAGGTCCTGGTGCAGATTGCCAGCGCGGAAGCCACGGCTCAGGTGGAACAGGCCCAGGCCGCCTATGAACTTGCGCAGGCCAAGGCCGATCAGTTCCAGGGCGTGAGTGCGCGGCTGACCCGGGAAACCCTGCGGCAGGCGGAAGTGAAACTGCGGCAGGCGCGGCTCGATGTGAAACGGGAAGAGGAACTTTCACGCGCCAATGCCTCGACGCAGGAAGCTTTGGATCAGGCGCGCAGCGCCCTGCAGCTGGCAGAGAGCAGTTATCAATCGGCCATGGCTCAGGTCAAAGCCACCGCTCCGCAAGGGAGTGATTCCCGCATGGCGCTTGCGGCTGTCGAGCAAAGTCATGGGGCTCTGGCCGCAGCGGAGGCGAGGCTCGCTCAATTTCGCATCACAGCGCCGATCGCGGCCCGGGTCATTCAACGCCGGATCGAACCCGGTGATGGTGTGCAGCCGGGAACAGCGCTCCTGGTGCTGGGTTCCGTGGATGCACCGCGGGCCCAGGTTCAGGTCGATGAAAAATACTTATCTCTTCTGCGCGATGGACTCGCGGCGCGTGTCACGGCAGATGCCTATCCGGGTCGATCCTTTGACGCCAAGGTCGAACGCATCGCGCCTTCCGTGAATCAGGAGCGGGGTTCCATCGAAGTGCAGCTGATTATTGCCGAGGCGCCGCCTTTTCTGCGTTTTGATATGAGCGCCTCGGTGGAAATTATCACCAACAGTGCGGAAGGCGCTTTGCTTCTGCCTATCGAAGCTGTGCAGGCTGCTGCGACCGAAGAGCCTTTTCTTTATGTGGTCGAGCAGGGCAAGGTTGCGAAGCGTCCGGTCGCCTTGGGTTTGCGTGGGGATACCGTGGTGGAAATCGCGAGCGGCGTGAAACCCGATGACCTTGTCCTTCTGCCCACCGAAGCTTTAAAACCAGGGGCCCGCGTGCGGCCTGACGTGAAAGGAGGGCAAGGTGCCCTTTGA